One region of Molothrus aeneus isolate 106 chromosome 1, BPBGC_Maene_1.0, whole genome shotgun sequence genomic DNA includes:
- the MOS gene encoding proto-oncogene serine/threonine-protein kinase mos, which yields MPSPIPLNCFLSFEYSPSANLRPCSSPLVIPGKDNKSFLGGASSARTRRLPSRLSWCSIDWEQLCLLQPLGSGGFGSVYKATYHGATVAVKQVKKSSKNRLASRQSFWAELNVAQLQHDNVVRVVAASTCAPASENSLGTIIMEYVGNITLHHVIYGTGDAWRQGEDEEEGCGGKALSMEETVCYSCDIVTGLAFLHSQDIVHLDLKPANVFITEQGVCKIGDFGCSQKLEKGSSQSARVCQQGGTYTHRAPELLKGERVTAKADIYSFAITLWQMVTREQPYLGERQHVLYAVVAYNLRPSLAAGEFHESPVGQALHSIISCCWKANAEERLCADQLLPSLSALKQSL from the coding sequence ATGCCATCACCTATTCCTcttaattgttttctttcttttgagtATTCCCCCTCTGCGAATTTGcgcccctgcagcagccctttAGTTATCCCTGGCAAAGACAACAAAAGCTTTTTGGGGGGAGCTTCTTCAGCCAGGACTCGCCGCTTGCCCTCACGTCTGTCCTGGTGCTCCATtgactgggagcagctctgcctcctgcagcccttgggATCTGGGGGCTTTGGCTCTGTCTACAAAGCCACCTACCATGGTGCAACGGTGGCTGTGAAGCAGGTGAAGAAGAGCAGCAAAAACCGGCTGGCATCGCGGCAGAGCTTCTGGGCTGAGCTGAACGTGGCCCAGCTCCAACACGATAATGTGGTACGTGTGGTGGCTGCCAGCACCTGCGCCCCAGCCAGTGAGAACAGCCTGGGCACCATCATCATGGAGTATGTGGGTAACATCACTCTGCACCATGTCATTTATGGCACTGGGGATGCATGGAGACAGGGGGAGGACGAGGAAGAAGGATGTGGAGGGAAGGCCCTGAGCATGGAAGAGACTGTGTGCTACTCTTGTGACATCGTGACAGGCTTAGCCTTTCTGCACTCACAGGACATTGTGCACTTGGACCTGAAACCTGCAAATGTTTTCATCACTGAGCAGGGAGTGTGCAAGATTGGAGACTTTGGGTGCTCCCAGAAACTGGAGAAGGGCTCGTCCCAGAGCGCCCGTGTTTGCCAGCAAGGGGGCACGTACACACACCGTGCCCCTGAGCTCCTCAAGGGGGAGAGGGTCACTGCCAAAGCAGACATCTACTCGTTTGCCATCACTCTCTGGCAGATGGTGACACGGGAGCAGCCATacctgggcgagcggcagcacGTGCTCTACGCCGTGGTCGCCTACAACCTGCGCCCGTCGCTGGCTGCCGGGGAGTTCCACGAGTCTCCCGTGGGCCAGGCACTGCACAGCatcatcagctgctgctggaaggccAACGCAGAGGAGCGTCTGTGTGCAgaccagctgctccccagcctcagCGCCCTCAAGCAGAGCCTCTAG